A portion of the uncultured Draconibacterium sp. genome contains these proteins:
- a CDS encoding GntR family transcriptional regulator, which yields MKTGFTAITLADQVEEKIINFIKENNLVPGDSLPNEMEFVEMMGISRNVVREAMSRLRMLGLIQTRPKRGIVVTEPPLLNGLKKVLDPNLLSIGTIKDMMGMRIALETGITDFVFNNVTGADIMELEQIVSRQEAIGINNLSVEDEMLFHTKIYKIAGNSFILQFNEIMHPIFVFAKQNYESHFQPINIKLKEQDRIVEHTDLLQLIKIGKKDEYRNAIKAHLQPYWEFLYNYNK from the coding sequence ATGAAAACAGGTTTCACTGCAATTACATTAGCTGATCAGGTTGAGGAAAAAATTATCAATTTCATTAAAGAAAATAATTTAGTCCCAGGCGATTCGCTACCCAACGAAATGGAATTTGTCGAAATGATGGGGATTAGCAGGAATGTTGTTCGTGAGGCAATGAGTCGGCTAAGGATGCTGGGATTAATACAAACCCGTCCCAAAAGAGGGATTGTTGTAACAGAACCTCCTCTTTTAAATGGATTGAAAAAGGTACTCGACCCCAATCTTTTAAGTATTGGGACAATAAAGGATATGATGGGCATGAGAATCGCCCTGGAAACAGGAATAACTGACTTTGTTTTTAATAATGTAACAGGGGCTGATATAATGGAACTCGAACAAATTGTATCTCGTCAGGAAGCTATTGGTATCAATAACCTGTCTGTTGAAGATGAGATGCTGTTTCATACCAAGATCTATAAAATTGCAGGGAATAGTTTTATTCTCCAGTTTAATGAAATTATGCACCCGATTTTTGTTTTTGCAAAGCAAAACTACGAAAGTCATTTCCAGCCAATCAACATAAAATTAAAAGAACAGGATAGAATTGTTGAGCATACTGATTTGCTGCAATTGATTAAAATCGGAAAGAAGGATGAATACCGAAATGCTATAAAAGCACACTTACAACCTTACTGGGAATTCTTGTACAACTACAATAAATAA
- a CDS encoding dihydrodipicolinate synthase family protein produces the protein MQNKITGLIAAPFTPMNRDGSVNLNMIPPYANKLKNDGLKGVFVCGTTGEGMLMTREERKSVAERWIAEQSDDFKVIVHVGTTSAKQSNELAQHAQSVGAYAVGCMGPAFLQPARVEELVGFSAEVAAGSPQLPFYYYHIPNVSGIRLSMSEFTRQAASQIPNFAGIKFTDNNFMEMQQCINQDGGKWDILHGYDELLLAGLAFGAKGAVGSTYNFMAPLYSDIINDFIKGNIEVARQKQLKSVKIITILNQYGGAIVVGKRLMKTFGIDCGNFRLPVSEFNEDSYEQLINDLNSEEFFEIRNT, from the coding sequence ATGCAAAATAAGATTACAGGTCTGATTGCCGCACCATTTACACCCATGAATCGGGATGGTTCAGTGAATTTGAACATGATTCCGCCATATGCGAACAAGTTAAAGAATGATGGCTTAAAAGGCGTTTTTGTTTGTGGAACAACGGGAGAGGGAATGCTGATGACCAGGGAAGAGCGAAAAAGTGTTGCTGAGAGGTGGATTGCAGAACAAAGCGATGATTTTAAGGTCATTGTACATGTGGGCACCACATCGGCAAAACAATCGAATGAGTTGGCACAACATGCCCAAAGTGTGGGGGCATACGCTGTTGGTTGTATGGGACCGGCATTTTTACAGCCTGCTCGTGTTGAAGAATTGGTGGGTTTTAGTGCCGAAGTCGCCGCAGGTTCTCCTCAATTACCATTCTACTATTACCACATTCCCAATGTGTCTGGGATCAGGCTTTCAATGAGTGAATTTACAAGACAGGCAGCATCTCAAATTCCCAATTTTGCCGGGATAAAATTTACCGATAACAATTTTATGGAAATGCAGCAATGTATAAACCAGGATGGTGGTAAATGGGATATTCTGCATGGTTATGATGAGTTACTGCTTGCAGGCCTTGCCTTTGGTGCAAAAGGAGCAGTAGGCAGTACGTACAATTTTATGGCTCCACTGTATAGTGATATAATTAACGATTTTATAAAAGGAAATATAGAAGTTGCAAGGCAAAAACAACTGAAGTCGGTAAAAATTATTACCATACTGAATCAATACGGAGGAGCCATTGTGGTGGGCAAGCGTTTAATGAAAACATTTGGAATTGATTGTGGTAATTTCCGTTTACCAGTATCAGAGTTTAATGAAGATAGTTATGAACAACTTATAAATGATCTGAATAGTGAAGAGTTTTTCGAAATCAGGAATACCTGA
- a CDS encoding TonB-dependent receptor, with protein MKKTDGKKERSFWQLYLRKAKLSMVGAIFLIVPALVFGQQTITVTGSVTENNGEVLPGVNIVVKGTTNGTVSDVDGHYTMSVSPEAVLVFSFIGYENQEISVDGRTNLDVVLKLSTIGIDEVVAIGYGTQSRALVTSSVSKIDADEIRMSNQVNPINALQGKAAGVDVRITNGMPGASANVVIRGGTSTSPDSDGPLYIVDGVIRPINDLNAEDIETLQVLKDAASTAIYGARGANGIVIITTKSGKTGKGQINFKYSTQVETIAKSYPFSSAEDYIWASRKAAALQLDHVSSAKRLSDGAYPYSTNNISNNQHGGGFMNSKHTLEFIDDLVNAEGQDLVNDLLNNQGYQTMIDPVTGREMLFKDNNYDDVMFQTGISNNYDINFSAGNEKASIYTGLGYADQEGIVKGTFYERLSFLINTTYKVKDNIEVEAGVNYQYANYNDPRGYNETINRSSRLPHTVRMYYPDGTPAIGEGGGSPRNILHELYYEDYEQKRYRSTFRLGLDWEITKGLHFKPSGSLFNDEQVYNYFESYHEFDKNRNMSSRHSLGRSYMGDAVLTFDKTLNKDHTFNTMVGANLTDYHYFILEGSGKNAPTNYIPTLNASSTEDERVSSTITDDRLVSFFGRINYDYKKKYLLGISGRMDGSSKFSETNKWGFFPAITTGWNVHNEDFWSVAAVNKLKLRASWGQSGNNVLSISDTQGAYSSGYNYTWMPGILNTTLANNSLVWETTSSTDIGFDASFFKNRVTLYADYYNKITKDRLVSIPLPRESGFNTIRANYGSVRNRGVEFELGFQAIKTKEMTWDIAANFSFNRLVVVDLPDNGNEKNRINGGLIYDKELGDYKMVGGLAEGERLGGIWAFNLIGVYATDEEAANAPYDTKVSGYWLNPPDGQQQKVGGDAIWEDVDGNDIIDDRDMVFMGWGAPDKIGGITNTVNWKGFSFRFVMDYALGHVISNGWRARANANARNRVMTLTDIKSDEMWWEQGDQATIPRYSAASDWDNGKRNHIRGTIYTGVGPAAGGSYPNSLYISKGDYLAFRELSFSYSIPSQIAKKMKMSNILLSAGAYNMGYLTAYDGLTPENYDGGERGDYPRPRQFKFGVSLTF; from the coding sequence ATGAAAAAAACAGACGGAAAAAAGGAAAGAAGCTTTTGGCAATTGTATTTGCGAAAAGCTAAACTTTCGATGGTGGGTGCAATATTCTTAATTGTGCCTGCACTTGTATTTGGGCAGCAGACTATTACCGTTACAGGTTCAGTTACCGAGAACAACGGAGAGGTTCTGCCGGGAGTTAATATTGTTGTTAAAGGGACTACAAACGGGACTGTCTCCGATGTGGATGGACATTATACCATGAGTGTTAGTCCCGAAGCTGTTCTTGTGTTTTCGTTCATTGGTTACGAAAATCAGGAAATAAGTGTTGATGGAAGAACTAATCTGGATGTTGTTCTGAAGTTATCAACAATTGGGATTGATGAAGTGGTGGCTATTGGATATGGAACACAGTCAAGGGCATTGGTTACCAGTTCTGTTTCGAAAATTGATGCTGATGAAATCAGAATGTCCAATCAGGTAAATCCCATCAATGCACTGCAAGGAAAAGCTGCCGGGGTAGATGTTCGGATTACCAACGGTATGCCTGGTGCATCAGCAAATGTGGTCATCAGGGGAGGGACTTCAACTTCTCCCGATTCGGATGGCCCTTTGTATATCGTTGACGGAGTGATTAGGCCCATTAACGACTTAAATGCAGAAGATATTGAGACCCTTCAGGTGCTAAAAGATGCTGCTTCTACTGCCATTTATGGAGCAAGGGGGGCGAATGGTATTGTAATTATAACAACCAAATCAGGTAAAACCGGGAAAGGTCAGATTAATTTCAAATATTCCACTCAGGTAGAAACAATTGCAAAATCTTATCCTTTTTCTAGTGCTGAAGATTATATCTGGGCAAGCAGAAAGGCAGCTGCACTTCAACTAGATCATGTCAGTTCTGCAAAACGTTTGTCTGACGGTGCTTATCCATATTCAACTAACAACATCAGCAATAATCAACACGGTGGAGGTTTTATGAATTCCAAGCATACACTTGAATTTATAGATGACCTTGTAAATGCCGAAGGTCAGGACTTGGTCAATGATCTGTTGAACAACCAAGGATATCAGACGATGATTGATCCGGTTACCGGAAGGGAAATGCTTTTTAAGGACAATAACTATGATGATGTAATGTTTCAAACAGGAATCAGTAACAATTACGACATTAATTTTTCAGCAGGTAACGAAAAGGCAAGTATTTACACGGGGCTTGGCTATGCAGATCAGGAAGGTATTGTAAAAGGTACTTTTTACGAACGTTTAAGTTTTTTGATTAATACCACTTATAAAGTAAAAGACAATATTGAGGTAGAAGCAGGTGTAAACTACCAATATGCCAACTATAATGATCCGAGAGGTTATAATGAAACCATAAATCGATCATCTCGGTTGCCACACACGGTTCGTATGTATTATCCCGATGGTACTCCGGCCATTGGTGAAGGAGGCGGCTCTCCCAGAAACATTTTACATGAGTTGTATTATGAGGATTATGAACAAAAAAGATATCGTTCAACTTTTAGACTTGGTTTAGATTGGGAAATCACCAAAGGACTTCATTTCAAACCCTCGGGTTCATTGTTTAACGATGAGCAGGTCTATAACTATTTTGAAAGTTATCATGAATTTGATAAGAACAGGAACATGAGTTCCAGACATTCCTTGGGAAGAAGTTATATGGGGGATGCAGTCTTGACTTTTGATAAAACCTTGAACAAAGACCATACTTTTAATACTATGGTAGGTGCAAACCTTACCGATTATCATTATTTTATTTTGGAAGGTTCAGGGAAAAATGCGCCAACTAACTATATTCCAACCCTAAATGCTTCAAGTACCGAAGACGAGAGGGTGTCTTCAACGATTACAGATGATCGTTTGGTATCTTTCTTCGGAAGGATAAATTATGACTACAAGAAAAAATATTTGTTGGGAATAAGCGGGAGAATGGATGGATCGTCCAAATTCTCCGAAACCAATAAATGGGGATTTTTTCCGGCCATAACAACTGGATGGAATGTGCACAATGAGGATTTTTGGAGTGTAGCTGCTGTAAATAAGTTAAAATTACGTGCAAGCTGGGGGCAATCAGGAAATAATGTTCTTTCAATTTCTGATACACAGGGAGCCTACTCTTCCGGATATAATTATACCTGGATGCCGGGAATTTTGAATACTACTCTTGCCAACAATTCATTGGTATGGGAAACTACAAGCTCAACTGATATTGGTTTTGATGCCAGTTTCTTTAAAAACAGAGTTACTTTATACGCTGACTATTACAATAAGATTACAAAAGACAGGCTAGTCTCAATTCCTTTACCTCGTGAATCCGGATTTAATACAATCCGGGCGAATTACGGATCTGTTCGAAATAGGGGGGTTGAATTTGAGTTAGGATTTCAGGCCATAAAAACAAAAGAAATGACCTGGGATATTGCTGCAAATTTTAGTTTTAACAGACTGGTTGTCGTTGACCTGCCGGATAATGGAAACGAGAAGAACAGGATTAATGGAGGTTTAATATATGACAAAGAACTGGGCGACTATAAAATGGTTGGCGGTTTGGCTGAAGGAGAGCGGCTGGGTGGTATATGGGCTTTCAATTTGATTGGGGTTTATGCTACTGACGAGGAAGCAGCAAATGCTCCTTATGATACAAAAGTATCAGGTTACTGGTTAAATCCACCAGATGGACAACAACAGAAAGTAGGTGGTGATGCTATCTGGGAAGATGTTGATGGAAATGATATTATTGATGACCGGGATATGGTTTTTATGGGCTGGGGAGCTCCCGACAAAATAGGTGGAATTACAAATACGGTTAACTGGAAAGGATTTTCCTTCCGTTTTGTTATGGATTATGCATTAGGGCATGTAATCTCAAATGGATGGCGCGCACGGGCAAATGCTAACGCCAGAAACCGGGTTATGACCCTTACTGATATTAAAAGCGATGAAATGTGGTGGGAACAAGGTGATCAGGCAACAATTCCCCGTTATAGTGCAGCTTCTGATTGGGATAATGGAAAAAGAAACCATATAAGAGGTACCATCTACACAGGTGTTGGCCCGGCTGCAGGAGGATCTTATCCAAACTCATTGTATATTTCAAAAGGCGACTATCTTGCTTTTAGGGAGCTTTCATTTTCGTACAGCATACCTTCTCAAATAGCTAAAAAGATGAAAATGAGTAATATCCTTCTATCAGCGGGAGCTTATAATATGGGATATTTAACAGCCTACGATGGCCTGACACCAGAAAATTACGATGGAGGTGAGCGAGGAGATTATCCTCGTCCCCGACAGTTTAAATTTGGTGTAAGTTTAACTTTCTAA
- a CDS encoding RagB/SusD family nutrient uptake outer membrane protein → MKKYITITLLLALIIFNSGCEKYLDVKPVSSITSSSFWNEPSDCEAYLVGIYSEVRNRTNTILYGEDRGDSFEPGHIGPVSEAWAQSLSAANAPSWGGFYNTIYHINRLIFEIDNIEFSNEADKNRILAESHALRAMVYFQMAKIWGDVPLVTEPTQNADVELVARADVNEVFNFVNTEINTALSFFPEEGYVNKNRMSKPAAYALQADVKMWTGKVLGGGQSDFDAALSAIAKVEQSGLTLLSNFSDIFSTDNKKNDEIIFSLFFEYQEKDNHYSDRLSSWGINVTGAVNYEDLPVTVRNSARHVYGPSPELKNAFNEYASDVRTNVSMIDAVMPNGEIELTSQNKFRGTVYDDRYFDNDLIVYRYADIILLKAEALAATNKVNDAITELNKVKQRAGISAYLGAQDKISVEKEILNERWKELFLELKRYPDLVRFHYGGTINIYNKVPNLNGKDGYPLYFPVEQSVMDNNDLIEQTVGYE, encoded by the coding sequence ATGAAAAAATATATAACAATTACGCTATTGCTGGCCTTAATTATCTTTAATTCTGGCTGTGAAAAGTATCTAGATGTTAAACCTGTTTCAAGTATCACCTCTTCAAGCTTTTGGAACGAACCGAGTGATTGTGAGGCGTACTTGGTTGGAATATACAGTGAGGTGAGAAACAGGACTAACACAATTTTGTATGGTGAAGATCGTGGTGATTCTTTTGAACCCGGACATATTGGACCTGTATCTGAAGCCTGGGCGCAATCGTTAAGTGCAGCTAATGCGCCTTCCTGGGGTGGTTTTTATAATACTATCTATCATATCAACAGGTTGATTTTTGAAATTGATAATATTGAATTCTCAAACGAAGCTGATAAAAACAGGATATTGGCAGAATCACATGCCTTACGGGCAATGGTTTATTTTCAAATGGCAAAAATATGGGGAGATGTTCCGCTGGTAACTGAACCTACACAAAATGCCGATGTTGAACTAGTGGCCAGGGCAGATGTAAACGAAGTGTTTAATTTTGTAAATACAGAAATTAATACTGCTCTATCATTCTTCCCGGAAGAAGGATATGTGAACAAAAACAGGATGTCGAAGCCGGCAGCATATGCTTTGCAAGCCGATGTAAAAATGTGGACAGGTAAAGTTCTTGGTGGTGGGCAATCCGACTTTGATGCAGCACTTTCTGCAATTGCCAAAGTAGAGCAATCAGGCCTTACTTTATTATCCAATTTTAGTGATATTTTTAGTACGGATAATAAGAAGAATGATGAAATTATATTTTCGCTGTTTTTTGAATACCAGGAGAAGGATAACCATTATTCAGACAGACTCAGTTCGTGGGGAATAAATGTTACCGGAGCGGTAAATTACGAAGATTTACCGGTTACTGTGCGAAATTCTGCAAGGCATGTGTATGGCCCGAGCCCTGAATTGAAAAATGCTTTTAATGAATACGCTTCAGATGTTAGAACAAATGTATCTATGATCGATGCGGTTATGCCCAACGGAGAAATCGAACTTACCAGTCAAAACAAATTTAGAGGTACTGTGTACGACGACAGGTATTTTGACAACGATTTAATTGTTTACCGGTATGCTGATATAATTTTGTTAAAAGCTGAAGCATTAGCAGCTACAAATAAGGTAAACGATGCCATAACTGAATTGAATAAAGTGAAACAACGAGCGGGAATATCCGCTTATTTAGGAGCCCAGGATAAAATTTCAGTTGAAAAAGAAATCCTTAATGAACGCTGGAAAGAACTGTTCCTGGAGTTAAAGAGGTATCCCGACCTTGTTCGTTTTCATTACGGAGGAACCATTAATATATACAATAAGGTGCCTAATTTAAATGGCAAAGATGGTTATCCGCTTTACTTCCCGGTAGAACAATCGGTTATGGATAACAACGATTTAATCGAACAAACTGTAGGTTACGAATAA
- a CDS encoding exo-alpha-sialidase, whose translation MGIILKFWGTQVFIFLICFVLTSCTTGVQTSDTTFARIFNYPVLKGKVDNPLVRIEIDNDSSLQYFQGLQINWGETNTDYLKSIHIYSSGKDSLFSTNEELGMIESISTCSVLNGEKQLSKGNNYFWISCELADQIDIKDFIDISIDYVLLDGEKINVAKKTGPDKLRMGVAVRQHMQDGVHTYRIPGLATSNNGTLLAIYDVRRESGRDLQGHMDIGVSRSTDGGNTWEPMRIALDMGEWGDLPEKFNGVSDANILVDRNTGDIYIAGLWMHGVINSDGTWVNNLTEESKEWNHQWHNKGSQPGFGVKQTSQFLLTKSTDDGQSWSEPINLTRMCKKEEWWLWAPAPGHGITMEDGTLVFPTQGRDEQGQAFSNITYNEDGGTTWITSEIAYNNTTECMVVELSDGRLMLNMRDNRNRKNKGETNGRAIATTSDLGKTWTEHETSHGALIEPVCMASIHKHTYTAQNGQAKSILLFSNPNSKFNRHKQTIKVSFDDGQTWPEEYWIELDEGKGAGYSCLTSIDYNTIGILYEGSQAQMTFQAIDIKNILQ comes from the coding sequence ATGGGAATAATCTTAAAATTTTGGGGAACTCAAGTGTTTATCTTCCTGATTTGTTTTGTACTTACTTCGTGCACAACAGGTGTACAAACCAGTGATACAACATTTGCAAGAATATTTAATTATCCTGTGCTTAAAGGGAAAGTTGATAACCCTTTGGTTCGTATCGAGATTGATAATGATTCTTCCTTACAATACTTTCAAGGACTTCAGATAAATTGGGGAGAAACAAATACGGATTACCTGAAGTCAATTCATATTTATTCTTCCGGAAAAGATTCTTTGTTTAGTACAAACGAGGAACTTGGGATGATAGAATCGATTTCCACTTGTTCTGTTTTGAATGGTGAAAAACAACTTTCCAAAGGAAATAATTATTTCTGGATTTCATGTGAATTGGCTGACCAAATTGATATAAAGGATTTTATTGATATCTCGATTGATTATGTTCTCCTTGATGGAGAAAAAATTAATGTCGCGAAAAAGACTGGTCCTGATAAATTGAGAATGGGTGTAGCAGTTCGTCAGCATATGCAAGATGGTGTTCATACCTATCGAATTCCCGGACTCGCAACAAGCAATAACGGAACACTCTTAGCAATTTATGATGTTCGCCGGGAAAGTGGACGCGATTTGCAAGGCCACATGGATATTGGTGTCAGTCGCTCGACCGATGGAGGAAATACCTGGGAACCCATGCGCATTGCTCTCGATATGGGCGAATGGGGAGATTTGCCCGAAAAGTTTAATGGTGTGAGCGATGCAAATATTTTGGTTGACAGAAATACCGGAGACATATATATTGCAGGACTTTGGATGCACGGAGTAATAAACTCCGACGGTACTTGGGTGAATAACTTAACTGAAGAGAGTAAAGAATGGAACCACCAGTGGCACAACAAAGGATCTCAACCGGGTTTTGGAGTAAAGCAAACGAGCCAGTTCCTGTTAACCAAGAGTACTGATGATGGACAATCATGGAGTGAGCCTATTAACCTGACCCGCATGTGTAAAAAAGAAGAATGGTGGCTTTGGGCACCTGCCCCTGGTCATGGTATTACCATGGAAGATGGGACATTGGTTTTTCCAACTCAGGGTAGAGATGAACAAGGACAAGCATTTTCAAATATTACATATAATGAAGATGGTGGAACTACATGGATTACCAGCGAAATAGCGTATAACAATACCACCGAATGTATGGTCGTTGAATTGTCAGACGGACGATTAATGTTAAACATGCGCGATAACAGGAATCGTAAGAATAAAGGCGAGACAAATGGCAGGGCAATTGCCACCACTTCCGATTTAGGCAAAACATGGACTGAGCACGAGACTTCACATGGTGCCTTAATCGAACCTGTTTGCATGGCAAGTATTCACAAACATACTTATACTGCACAAAACGGACAGGCAAAGAGTATATTGCTATTTTCAAATCCCAACTCTAAATTCAACCGTCATAAACAAACCATTAAGGTAAGCTTTGATGACGGACAAACATGGCCTGAAGAATACTGGATTGAATTGGATGAAGGTAAAGGTGCCGGTTATTCTTGTCTGACTTCAATTGATTATAATACTATTGGCATTCTATATGAAGGTAGCCAGGCACAAATGACATTTCAGGCAATAGATATTAAGAATATCCTACAATAA
- a CDS encoding sodium/solute symporter (Members of the Solute:Sodium Symporter (SSS), TC 2.A.21 as described in tcdb.org, catalyze solute:Na+ symport. Known solutes for members of the family include sugars, amino acids, nucleosides, inositols, vitamins, urea or anions, depending on the system.), whose amino-acid sequence MKLQLSLLLLIVLNPGVWSNNDYFRFSSLPDLPPNVEYNYQPGLAGPYTGVNNDVLILAGGANFPDKLPWEGGTKVYYNDVFVLQKTGYKEYSWELMKEKIPFHTGYGGAVSTSAGLLCFGGNTKDKVISDSWLLRYIPEQGNVAVIPGPQLPVPLTNFAYAEVDNKIYVAGGISEVEGSSTNYFYCLDISSENPLDWKWEPLPAWDGESRAFAVGAGQSNGETNCFYLFSGRKVQPDKNPEALYDAHVYNPTLNKWSIISEGDKQDFPVMAGTAFPIGAATIVFASGANGEMMRKQLEIENQIAELEMAGDKRENEINQMKSNLLDHLNNHPGFGNRLMAFNTITKKSYQMCELPGTGQVTTKAVKWNGDVIIPSGEVQPGVRTPGILKININTDAKHLGFLDALVIALYFLVLSWMGYFFSKRQKDTNDYFKGGGRVPWWAAGLSIFGTALSAITFMAIPAKTFSADWSYFMLNMTVILVAPLIVFLFIPFYRKLNITTAYEYLEIRFNIIVRLIGSLSFILFQVGRMGVVMFLPSIALNVVTGIDIFVCIALMGVISLIYTMMGGIEAVIWTDVIQVIVLLGGAILSLVLILFAVDGGFSSILEVAAENHKFNVVDLNWSLKQPTVWVMILGGVFANITTYGTDQTMVQRYLTTKTEKEAGKSVWTNAILVIPATFIFFFVGTALFAFYNFFPGELNPTFQNNDAIFPWYIASQLPAGISGLLIAGIFAAAMSSLSSSMNSAATAYATDIHFRFGLNKKVSELNLARRATLVIGIVGTLFAFFMATMDVKSLWDEFQKILGLVIGSLGGVFLLGVLTKRVNSISALIGIAGSIIVQTIVAIYEPVHLIVYSATGVISCFVLGYAVSLFNKILPPRS is encoded by the coding sequence ATGAAACTTCAATTATCCCTCCTTTTGCTGATTGTTTTAAATCCTGGCGTATGGTCAAATAATGATTATTTCAGGTTTTCTTCACTTCCCGATTTGCCCCCGAATGTTGAATATAATTACCAACCCGGATTGGCAGGACCATACACGGGAGTTAATAATGATGTTTTGATTTTAGCCGGAGGGGCAAATTTCCCGGATAAGTTGCCGTGGGAAGGAGGAACAAAGGTGTATTACAATGATGTTTTCGTACTGCAAAAAACAGGATATAAAGAGTATTCCTGGGAATTGATGAAGGAGAAAATTCCATTCCATACAGGCTATGGAGGTGCTGTCTCAACTTCTGCCGGATTACTTTGTTTTGGTGGTAACACAAAAGACAAGGTAATATCTGATAGTTGGCTGTTAAGATATATCCCTGAACAGGGTAATGTTGCAGTTATCCCAGGTCCCCAACTGCCTGTACCTTTAACAAATTTTGCTTATGCAGAAGTGGACAACAAGATTTATGTAGCCGGTGGAATCTCTGAAGTTGAGGGTAGTTCAACAAATTACTTTTATTGTTTGGATATTTCCAGTGAAAATCCGTTAGACTGGAAATGGGAACCATTGCCTGCATGGGATGGAGAATCAAGGGCATTTGCAGTTGGAGCCGGGCAAAGTAACGGGGAAACCAACTGTTTTTATCTTTTTTCCGGACGTAAAGTACAACCAGATAAAAATCCTGAGGCACTTTATGATGCACATGTGTATAATCCTACTTTGAATAAATGGAGTATTATCTCTGAGGGAGATAAGCAGGATTTTCCTGTAATGGCAGGAACAGCTTTCCCTATTGGAGCTGCGACCATTGTATTTGCTTCCGGAGCCAATGGAGAAATGATGAGAAAGCAGCTGGAAATAGAAAACCAGATAGCAGAACTTGAAATGGCCGGAGATAAACGGGAAAATGAAATTAATCAAATGAAAAGTAATTTGTTGGACCATTTGAATAATCATCCCGGTTTTGGCAATCGTTTAATGGCTTTTAATACGATTACCAAAAAATCGTATCAGATGTGTGAACTGCCGGGAACAGGGCAGGTTACTACTAAGGCTGTAAAATGGAACGGGGATGTAATTATACCTTCAGGCGAGGTACAGCCTGGTGTAAGGACTCCTGGCATCTTAAAAATAAATATAAATACAGATGCAAAACATCTGGGATTTTTGGATGCATTGGTCATTGCTCTCTATTTTTTGGTTTTGTCGTGGATGGGGTACTTTTTTTCAAAGAGGCAGAAAGATACGAATGACTATTTTAAAGGTGGTGGCCGTGTCCCCTGGTGGGCTGCCGGATTGAGTATTTTTGGGACAGCTTTAAGTGCAATTACTTTTATGGCTATACCAGCAAAAACATTTTCTGCCGACTGGTCCTATTTTATGCTTAATATGACAGTTATATTGGTGGCACCTCTGATCGTTTTTCTCTTTATTCCATTCTACCGGAAGCTGAATATTACAACTGCGTATGAATATCTGGAAATTCGTTTTAATATTATTGTACGATTAATTGGTAGTCTTTCGTTTATCCTGTTTCAGGTAGGTCGTATGGGTGTTGTAATGTTTCTTCCTTCCATTGCACTTAATGTAGTGACAGGTATTGATATTTTTGTGTGTATTGCACTGATGGGAGTTATTAGTTTGATATATACCATGATGGGAGGTATTGAAGCGGTTATCTGGACCGATGTCATCCAGGTCATAGTTCTCCTTGGCGGAGCTATTTTGTCACTTGTATTAATTCTGTTTGCAGTGGATGGTGGATTTTCTTCAATCCTTGAAGTGGCAGCAGAAAATCACAAGTTTAATGTAGTTGACTTAAACTGGTCGCTAAAGCAGCCAACAGTTTGGGTGATGATACTGGGTGGAGTATTTGCAAATATAACCACTTATGGCACCGACCAGACTATGGTGCAGCGTTATCTTACCACCAAAACAGAAAAAGAAGCGGGTAAGAGCGTCTGGACCAATGCTATTCTGGTTATTCCTGCAACATTTATTTTCTTCTTCGTTGGAACAGCTTTGTTTGCTTTTTACAATTTCTTTCCTGGTGAATTAAATCCAACCTTTCAAAACAACGATGCCATTTTCCCCTGGTATATTGCTTCCCAATTACCGGCTGGTATTTCCGGATTACTAATCGCGGGTATTTTTGCGGCAGCCATGAGTAGTTTGAGCAGTAGTATGAATTCTGCTGCAACAGCCTATGCTACAGATATACACTTTCGCTTTGGTTTGAATAAGAAAGTTAGTGAATTGAACCTTGCCCGCAGGGCTACTCTTGTAATTGGCATTGTGGGAACTCTCTTTGCCTTTTTTATGGCAACAATGGATGTAAAATCACTTTGGGACGAATTTCAGAAGATCCTCGGTTTGGTTATCGGAAGTCTTGGAGGTGTTTTTCTTCTGGGAGTATTAACCAAAAGAGTGAATTCAATAAGTGCATTGATCGGTATTGCAGGCAGTATTATAGTCCAGACAATCGTTGCTATTTACGAACCAGTTCACTTAATTGTTTACTCGGCAACCGGGGTTATTTCATGTTTTGTTTTGGGATATGCAGTTAGCTTGTTTAATAAAATTCTACCTCCTAGAAGTTAA